CGAAGCCGCCCAGTGCGAGCGCCTCGCCCGGCTGCGGGCCGGGCGGGACCAGGAGGCGGTGGACACGGCGCTGGCCCGGCTGCGGGAGGCGGCGGCGGGCCGGGCGAACGTCCTGTACCCGATGAAGGAGGCGCTGCGGGCCCGGGCCACGGTGGGGGAGGTGTGCGACGAGCTGCGGGAGGTCTGGGGGCGCCATGTTCCGGCCACCGGGTTTTGAGACAGTCGACTCTGAGCCACACCAGTCTGAGACACTCCGGACATGTATGGCGTCATAGACCTCCCGACCTACCTCGCCGGCCTCGCACTGATCATCCTGCTGCCCGGCCCGAACTCCCTGTACGTCCTGTCCGTGGCCGCCCGGCGCGGCGTACGGACCGGGTACAAGGCCGCCGCCGGGGTGTGGACCGGGGACACCGTGCTGATGACGCTGGCGGCGCTGGGGGCGGCCTCGCTCCTCCAGACCAGCCCGGTGGTCTTCGGCGTGGTGAAGCTGCTGGGGGCCGGGTACCTGTCGTGGCTGGCCGTGGGGATGCTGCGGGGGGCCTGGGCGCTGTGGCGGGCGCGGGGCGCGGAGCCGGAGGCGGAATCGTCCCCCGCGCCGTCCGATCCCTCGGGTCCGGAACGCCCGTACCGCCGTGCGCTGCTGATCAGCCTGCTCAACCCGAAGGCCATCCTTTTCCTGATGTCCTTCTTCGTGCAGTTCGTGGACCCGGCGTACCCCTACCGCGGCCTGTCGTTCCTGCTCCTCGGCTCGCTCCTCCAGCTGGGCAGCTTCCTGTACCTCACGGCGCTGATCTTCGGCGGGACCCGCCTCGCGGCGGCCTTCACCCGACGCCGCCGGCTCTCGGCCGGCGCCACCTCCATGGCCGGAGTCCTCTTCCTCGGGTTCGCCGCGAAACTCGCCACGAGCTGACGGCGGCAGCGGTTCGTTCAGCCGGAGGGCTTATCCGCTTGTGTCTCCAGTAGGGGGAGACAGCAAGGTGGAGCACATGAACGGTGACGCGCTCTACGCGATTGGTGACCTTGCCCGGCGAACCGGGCTGACGGTGAAGACCATTCGGTTCTACTCCGACGCGGGGATCGTGCCGCCGACCGACCGAAGCCCGGCCGGCTACCGGCTCTACGACATCGACGCCGTCGCACGTCTCGATCTCGTGCGCACCCTGCGCGACCTCGGGCTGGATCTTTCCGCCATCAGGAAGGTCCTCGACCGGGAAGTCTCCGTCCCCGAGATGGCTTCGGCGCACGCCGATGCCCTGGACGTGCAGATTCGTACGCTCCGTCTGCGTCGATCCGTGCTGAGAGCGGTGGCCAAGCGTGTCCCTACACCCGAGGAGTTGGATCTCATGCACAAACTCGCCAAGCTCTCCGACAGCGAACGGCAGCGGCTGGTGACCGACTTCATCGATGACACCTTCGGTGGCCTCGACGCCAACCCGGAGTTCGTCGCCATGATGCGGTCGGCCATGCCCCAACTCCCCGACGATCCGGAGCCCGAGCAGGTCGAGGCATGGGTCGAACTCGGAGAACTCTGCCAGGACACGGACTTCCGGGCCGCCGTCCGGAAGATGGCCGAACACCAGGCATCGGAGCGGGCGCAGGGCGACACGACCGGCCTGCACCACGATCTGACCACTGCGGTGCGCGAGCAGGTCGGGGAAGCTCTCGCGGCACGAATCCAGCCGACGTCCGAGCAGGCGGCGCCCATCGTCGATTCCCTCGCCAGTCTCTATGCCGAGACCTTCGGCCGCGCCGACGATCCCGACCTGCGGCAGTGGCTCGTCACCCGGTTGGAGACCGGCGCGGACCCCAGAGCGGAACGCTACTGGCAGCTCCTGTCGACCATCAACGGCTGGCCGGTGCCGCCCACTCTCGCACCGGTCTTCAGCTGGTTCATCACCGCCCTGCGCACCCAGCTGAGCCGCTAGCCCGCCACCCGGCCGCGGGCCCTTCCACCAGGAGCATCCCGATGCTGCCCACTGCTGCGGCAGCACGCTCGGGACGGCAGGTCAGACTGCTGGCCAGCCGTCCAGGGAGACCTGCGCCCCGTTGTTGAGGTAGTGGTGGAGGGCAGCGGCCGTAGAGTCGACGAAGGCATCGGGGATGGCGGTGGCGTCGACCCAACGGACCTGGGAGTGCTTGCGGGGTTCGCGGGTTTCCGGTTCGCCGGTCCATTCGTGGGTGGCGAAGACGACCGTGAGGAAGCCGTTCGGGGCTTCGACGCCCCAGGCGCCGTGGATGATGTGGGCGACCTTGAGGGACTCCGGCTTCACCGTGAGGCCCGTTTCCTCGTAAAGCTCACGGACCGCGGTCTCGGTGATGGGCTCGCCCGGTTCGCTCTTGCCGACCGGCAGGTCCCATTTGCCCTGGGCGAACTTGGCGTTCTCGCCGCGCTGGAGGAGCACGACGCGGTTGGCGGCCTGGTCGTGGGCGATGACGCCCGCGACCAGCTGATCATTCGAGCGTGAGTGAGGACGCCAGGGGAAATCGGGCTGCTTGGCCTCGGTGCCCCTTACCCACGCGGGTTCGGGCGCCTCAGGCGAGGGCCTCGCGGGCGCGGCGGGCGAGATCGGCGGCGCCGGGGACGCGGCGGCGCTGGTAGACCGCCAGGGTGGGGCGGATCGAGGTGATCGCTTTATGGGCGCGGTTGGACGTCATGCCGTCCATGAGGCTGAGCGCTTGGCCCCAGGCAGCCACCGCTTCGTCAGCACGGGCCTGGGCGGCAAGGCTGTCACCGAGGTCGGCGTACGTGAGGACGTGCACGCGTTTGAACTTGACCGGGTCCCAACGGGTGAGGGCGTCGCGGTGCTGCTGTTCCGTGCCGATGAAGTCCCTCATCTCGGTCAGCGCCTTGGCTGTATGGCTGGCGACGGTGCCCGCAGCTGGACCGCTCAGGAGGGAGTAACTGACCTGTGGGCCGTCCTCGCGGAGGAGCGCGTCCTCTGCGGCGAGCAGGGCGCGGCTGGCCGAAGCCTTCTCGTCGACGGCCGCGCAGGCGCGGGCATGCGTGATGTGGAGCAGCGCCTCGGTCTGTCCGTCGACGTGTCCGAGTCCACGCGCAAGGGCACCTTCAACAAGATCGACGCAGTGGTGAGGCTGCCTGAGTTTGAGGGCCTGGTGGGCCAAAGAACGCATCATCCAGGCAGCATGACCGTGCGGATCAGCCTCGCAGGCGAGCTGGTAGCCCACGTGGTAATAGCTCTGGGCAGCGCCCTGCTGACCCAGGTCGTGGTGTTTCCACCCGGCCAGGTACGCGAGTTCGGCGACGGCTCCGAAGGCGGCCTGGCGTAACGACTCCGAAGGAAAACGTCCGCGGAGCATCGGGGCCGCTGTGTCGGCAAGGAAGGCGGTGACCGAGGTCAGGCCGTGGCCGCCGCCGAGGCGCTCGTCGGCGGCGCTGAATGCTGTGGTGATGTGCCGTACGACGTCGATGTCCTCGGCTCCGACGAGGGAGCGGCCGGTGCGAGCGCGGAGCACACGGGCGGTGGCCTCGTGGTCGTGGAGGAGCGGCATGGCGACGCCGGCTGTGGTGAAGGCCGCGATGGCGAGGAAGCGGCGGCGTTCGACGTCCGCGCGGCCCAGGCCTGTGACCGTCTCGACCGGGTCACCGGACATGGCGGGCTCCTCGTCGGGTGGCTGAAGGCCGATCTCGGTCCGGGTGACGACGCGTCCCAGCCGACGCGAGAGGGCTTCGGCGAGGTATTGGCCTGCCCGGCCTGACGGGGCGCGCGTGCCGTTTGCCCAGTGGGAGATGGCCGACTTGTTGGTCTGGAGAAGTTCACCGTTCTCAGCCGCGATCCGGCGTACGTCCTTGGCCAGTGCCTCGTACGTACATCCGGCAGCGTGAATGGTGTCGCACAGGCGGGAGTTGGGGTCGTTCGACGCTGGCACGTTCCTCCGTCCCCGAGCTGTAAACCGCGTATACCGCTTGGTCTCGGTCACACCGTACCCACTCTCCGTAGCGGACGGTTCACTTATCGATAGCTGCCCCACTCTCGGGCCGGGCGGCCCCCAAGTTCCGTACGCCCCAACGGGCTCGGGCATTCCCATGCCCCGGCCCGGACGATCAGAGACGGAGACACGGTGACCACCATCGACACCGCGACCATCACGGTCGAGCTGCCCGACGCCTTCGACCCGCGCTGGAGCCGACTGCCCGGCATCCAGGTGGACGGCCGACGCATCACCATCGACCCGGTCGAGTACTTCTTCCGCTTCGAGTCCAACACCTGGCTCGTCGCCGACTGGGAGCTGGTCAAGTCCCAGCTCCTCGACGTGGACGAGACGACCGAGAGCGCGGTCGAGCAGCTCGCGCTCGACTTCATCAAGAACCACGGCGAATCCACTACGGATGCCGCCCGCGTGCTGGCGACGGCGTACGGGGTCTACTCGTACCTCTTCCGCGAGGAGCACTTGGCCAGCCTCGGCCTGCCGCAGATCACAGCCGACCACCTGCGCATGCTGCGCGAGGCGGCCACGCTGATGGCGCTCAACAAGGTCGAGCTGGACGGGCACATCTCCAACGTCGGCCCGTGCTGGTTCTTCCCGGCCGCCACTTCCGTCGTCTTCGACCTGGACGACGAGATGGGCGGAATGCTGGACGAGGTCTACCACGGCGGCTGGTTCAACGAGCACCGTCGGATCGAGTCCATCAAGGCCCATGCCGCGCTCGGCGGCAGGCTCGTGCACGGCTGCCAGTCCGTGCCGGACCAGACCGGCGGGGTCGTCGCGCCCTACGGTGCCTCGATGGCGAACTTCCGTGACGACCTGGCCGAGTTCAAGGCGGGGTGGATCGAGCAGGTCTACGCCCACCGCGTGACCGCGGCCGAGTAACCCCACCCCCCCGTACGGCTCCGGGGCGGGCTGATCCGCTCGCCCGCCCCGGAGCCCACCAGCTTCTTGGAGTCACCCCCCATGGAACAGAGCCTGACCGCAGCCCTGCTCGACGACCTGTGTGCCCTCGTCGGCAAACCCCTCCCCGAACGTTCCGAGATCCGCGTCTGGGACATGTCCGGCGTCGAACGCGTCACCTTCCCCGACGGTGAGACCGCCGTCTTCAAGTACGCCAAGGAGCCCTTCGACCGCGAGGCCCAGGCCCTGCGGGTGGCCCGCCAGCGCGGGCTGCCGGTCCCCGAGCTCCACGCCACCGCCAAGCGGGACAAGTGGCTCGGGATGCTCATGGACGACCTCGGCACCCCTGTACGCGATGCCGACGACCTGGACGGCGTCGCCGCCGCCGTGATGCTCCACGCCGCCCGCCCGGCAGGAGGCCTGCCTCTCCTCGATGGCGCCGGACTGGCTGCTCTGCCCGGACGCGCCCTCGATCACCTCCAGCGGCTGCGGAAGGCTGACCGGTGGACGGACTGCGACGACATCGAGGCGGCGCTGGGGAGGATCTCCGCATCGGCTGAGGCCCGCGTTCAGGGGGCGACGCTCGACCCCTTCGGCTGGGTCCACTCCGAGTTCCACCCCACGAGCGTCCACATCGGGGAGAACGGCTGGCACCTCCTCGACTTCGCCCGCGCCTTCACCGGCCCCGGCCTGATCGACCTCGCCTCCTACCACGGCACCACGGACACCCCAAGTCCCGGGCGGCTGCGGGTGTTCCTGGAGCAGTACGTCATCGCCGGGGGCCACGAGGACGCCGTCGCCGCCCGGGGCGGCCTGGCCGCCGAGGCGTGGGCTCTGGGCTGGCACCGCATGTGGGCGGTGGAGTGGTTCATGGAGCAGGCCATCCGCTGGATCAACGACCCGGCCAAGGACCCCGCGTACATCCCCGTCGTCCGCCGCCACCTGAACGACGTGGTCCAACTCCTGGAGGTCTAGGTGCTCGCCCGGGTCTCCCCCTGGTACGCCCACGCAGCCCAGCGCATGGCCGCTGCCCCCGCCCACGCCCTCACCGCACCGGCCCGGATGGAATGGAGCACCCATCCGGGCCTCGGCCCCGGCGCGGAACTCCTCGGTCGGGACCTGCGCGGCAAGCGCATCCTGGAGCTGGGCTGCGGCCCCGGCCACAACGTGGCCCACCTCGCCAAGCACCACCAGGCCCGCGTCACCGGTGTGGACCTCGTCGGACTCCAGATTCGCCGCGCCCGGTCTCACTACGGCCACCTCGACGGCGCCACCTTCGCCGCCGGGCATGCGCTGCACCACCTGCAGGCCACCGGCCAGACCTTCGACGTGGTCTACTCCGTCTTCGGTGCCGTCGGCCTCGTCGCCCCGGAGCTGCTGCTCGCTGCCATTTCCCGGCGCCTGGTGCCCGGCGGTGTCCTGGCCTTCTCCGTCCCGCATCCGGCACGGGCCGGAAGACATCCATCCACGGACGACCGTCCGCGCGAGGACTGCGTCACCATGCCCGACCGCACCCGACTGCCCATCGCCCGATGGGAGTTCGATGCCCGACGTTGGGGCTCACACCTCGCGCGTAACGGCCTGCGCATCACCTCGGCGTTGGAGCTGCGTCATCCTCGACGCGACCCGTGGCCGACCACCCTCCTGATCACCGCCCGCAAACGCTGACCCCGGAGGCACCGATGACCTTGCCCTACTTGCTCCTGGACATCGACGGAGTCCTGATCCCGTTCCCGGCGGCAGACGGCGGCACCCCACCCACCCACGTCCGCCACACCGTCCTGCCCACCGGCCGACGCCCCGACGATCCCGTCCCCATCTGGCTCGACCCCAGCCATGGCCCACTGCTCACCGGCCTCCTGGCCAGCGGCCTCTTTACCCCGGTGTGGTGCACGAGCTGGCGCAAAGACGCCACCACGATCATCGGGCCGCTCCTCGGCCTGCCTGACTTCCCCTACCTCGACCTCCCCCGGCCACAGATCACCACCAGCCACCCCAACGGCTACCTCTGGAAACGCGACCACGTCGACCCCTGGCTCGGCAGAGCCCCCGCCGTCTGGATCGACGACGACTTCACCGCCGCCGACCACACCTGGGCCGCCGAACGTACCGCCCTTGGCTACCGAACCCTCCTCGTCCAGCCGGACGCCTACACCGGTCTCCAGCCGAGCCACCTTGCCGAGGTGTGGGAGTGGGCAGGCCTCCCGAACATGGCCCAAGGCGTCAGCGCGTGTAGCGGATCAGGGCTCGGCGGAGGCGGCGGAGGTGGGGGTTGGCGGCCAGGAAGGTGAGGCGGGCCGGGATGCCGCCGGGGAGGGCCAGGGAGGTCAGGCGGCGGCGGGTGAAGTAGCGCCAGGTGTAAGGGGTCAGGTGGGACGCGAGGTACGCCTCGGCCTCGGGGCGTCGGGCCGCCAGGACCTTCGGCTGCATGGTGAAGCCGACCGCTGTGACGAGGGCCGGGAGGGTCGGCAGGTCTGCCACCGCCGTGAGGGGGGAGGCGGGGGACGGCGGTGCCGGGGTTGACCGGGGCGCCAGGTCCGGGATCAGGGCGTCGACCAGGGTCAGGGGGATGCGG
This is a stretch of genomic DNA from Streptomyces sp. NBC_00536. It encodes these proteins:
- the leuE gene encoding leucine efflux protein LeuE; the encoded protein is MYGVIDLPTYLAGLALIILLPGPNSLYVLSVAARRGVRTGYKAAAGVWTGDTVLMTLAALGAASLLQTSPVVFGVVKLLGAGYLSWLAVGMLRGAWALWRARGAEPEAESSPAPSDPSGPERPYRRALLISLLNPKAILFLMSFFVQFVDPAYPYRGLSFLLLGSLLQLGSFLYLTALIFGGTRLAAAFTRRRRLSAGATSMAGVLFLGFAAKLATS
- a CDS encoding helix-turn-helix domain-containing protein, with amino-acid sequence MNGDALYAIGDLARRTGLTVKTIRFYSDAGIVPPTDRSPAGYRLYDIDAVARLDLVRTLRDLGLDLSAIRKVLDREVSVPEMASAHADALDVQIRTLRLRRSVLRAVAKRVPTPEELDLMHKLAKLSDSERQRLVTDFIDDTFGGLDANPEFVAMMRSAMPQLPDDPEPEQVEAWVELGELCQDTDFRAAVRKMAEHQASERAQGDTTGLHHDLTTAVREQVGEALAARIQPTSEQAAPIVDSLASLYAETFGRADDPDLRQWLVTRLETGADPRAERYWQLLSTINGWPVPPTLAPVFSWFITALRTQLSR
- a CDS encoding NUDIX domain-containing protein, whose amino-acid sequence is MSPAAPARPSPEAPEPAWVRGTEAKQPDFPWRPHSRSNDQLVAGVIAHDQAANRVVLLQRGENAKFAQGKWDLPVGKSEPGEPITETAVRELYEETGLTVKPESLKVAHIIHGAWGVEAPNGFLTVVFATHEWTGEPETREPRKHSQVRWVDATAIPDAFVDSTAAALHHYLNNGAQVSLDGWPAV
- a CDS encoding tetratricopeptide repeat protein, translated to MPASNDPNSRLCDTIHAAGCTYEALAKDVRRIAAENGELLQTNKSAISHWANGTRAPSGRAGQYLAEALSRRLGRVVTRTEIGLQPPDEEPAMSGDPVETVTGLGRADVERRRFLAIAAFTTAGVAMPLLHDHEATARVLRARTGRSLVGAEDIDVVRHITTAFSAADERLGGGHGLTSVTAFLADTAAPMLRGRFPSESLRQAAFGAVAELAYLAGWKHHDLGQQGAAQSYYHVGYQLACEADPHGHAAWMMRSLAHQALKLRQPHHCVDLVEGALARGLGHVDGQTEALLHITHARACAAVDEKASASRALLAAEDALLREDGPQVSYSLLSGPAAGTVASHTAKALTEMRDFIGTEQQHRDALTRWDPVKFKRVHVLTYADLGDSLAAQARADEAVAAWGQALSLMDGMTSNRAHKAITSIRPTLAVYQRRRVPGAADLARRAREALA
- a CDS encoding aminoglycoside phosphotransferase family protein, whose product is MEQSLTAALLDDLCALVGKPLPERSEIRVWDMSGVERVTFPDGETAVFKYAKEPFDREAQALRVARQRGLPVPELHATAKRDKWLGMLMDDLGTPVRDADDLDGVAAAVMLHAARPAGGLPLLDGAGLAALPGRALDHLQRLRKADRWTDCDDIEAALGRISASAEARVQGATLDPFGWVHSEFHPTSVHIGENGWHLLDFARAFTGPGLIDLASYHGTTDTPSPGRLRVFLEQYVIAGGHEDAVAARGGLAAEAWALGWHRMWAVEWFMEQAIRWINDPAKDPAYIPVVRRHLNDVVQLLEV
- a CDS encoding class I SAM-dependent methyltransferase, translated to MLARVSPWYAHAAQRMAAAPAHALTAPARMEWSTHPGLGPGAELLGRDLRGKRILELGCGPGHNVAHLAKHHQARVTGVDLVGLQIRRARSHYGHLDGATFAAGHALHHLQATGQTFDVVYSVFGAVGLVAPELLLAAISRRLVPGGVLAFSVPHPARAGRHPSTDDRPREDCVTMPDRTRLPIARWEFDARRWGSHLARNGLRITSALELRHPRRDPWPTTLLITARKR
- a CDS encoding HAD domain-containing protein, which produces MTLPYLLLDIDGVLIPFPAADGGTPPTHVRHTVLPTGRRPDDPVPIWLDPSHGPLLTGLLASGLFTPVWCTSWRKDATTIIGPLLGLPDFPYLDLPRPQITTSHPNGYLWKRDHVDPWLGRAPAVWIDDDFTAADHTWAAERTALGYRTLLVQPDAYTGLQPSHLAEVWEWAGLPNMAQGVSACSGSGLGGGGGGGGWRPGR